The sequence below is a genomic window from Microbacterium sp. cx-55.
GCGAATCTACCTCGACGTCGCCGAGACCTTCCCGCATCCGGTCGGAGCCGATGCCGCGCAGATCCTGGCCGCCGATTTCGAGCTCGCGCAAGAACCCGCATCCGATGTGACGACCGTGTTCGTCGCCGCACATCTCGTGCACCCGCAGCGCGCCCTGTCGGTCGCCCGCAGCGGGGCGCCGCACCTGCCCGTCGTCTTCACGGGCGATCGCGCCACGATCGGGCCGCTCCTGCAGGCCGGGTCCGGTCCCTGCCTAGGCTGCTCGGTCGCGCACCGACGGGCCGCCGACCCGGCGTGGCCGAGCGTCGCCGCTCAGCTGCTGGGCAGACCCGCCGCTCCCGTCGCGCCCGGCTTCCTCGCCGAAGCGCTGGGCTTCGCCGCGCGCGTGCTCAGCGGGCGGGGCGGGCCCCGTAGCCGCTCGCACGCGGTGACGATCGACGCGCGGACCCTCCGCCGGACGTGGGCCGCGCAGTCTGTTCATCCAGAATGCGGTTGCCGATCTCTTGAAGGAACCGCGACCGTTGCCGCATCCCCCGTGCGGACGCTTCCGCCCACGAGAGCGACAGCGTACGCGCGGCCCGCGTGATCCCCACGTACGCCAGCCGGCGTTCTTCATCGATCTGCTCGAACCCCTGCGCGTAGGAGATCGGCAGCAAGCCCTCCGCGAGGCCGACCAGGTGCACGTGGTCCCACTCCAGCCCCTTCGCCGCGTGCAACGTCGCGAGGGTCACCGTGGCGAGCGACGGTTCGTGCTGATCCTTCGCGCGAGCCATCAGTTTGTCGGTGAAAGAGCGCAGCGTCGCGTCGGGGCCCTCGTCATCGGCGAGCCGCAGGATCGCGGATCGCGCCTCCCACGCGTCGCGCAACGCCCCGCCCGCGGGCGGTGGTTCGTTCGTGAGCCCGAGCGAGCGCAGCACATCGCGGACGCTGTCGCGGAAGCCGCTCTCCAGAGGTGCGACCGACGCCGCGCGGAGCGCCATCACGGCCTGCCGCACCTCGGGCTGGTCGAAGAACCGTCGACCGCCGAGCACCGTGGTGGGCACGCCCTGATCGGCGAGCGCCGTCAGCAGCTCCGCGGACTGCGCGTGCGCACGGTAGAGGATGGCGATCTGACGCGCATCGACCCCGGAATCGAGCTGGGCGCGGATGCGGCGCGCCACGCCCGCGGCCTCGTGTGCGTCGTCGTCGTAACGCACCAGCACGGGCGCCGGCGCGTCGAGCCCGCGGTCGGTGTCCAGATGCAGCGCACCGGGTCGTCCGCGCATCAGCGCGTTCGCCGTGCGGAGCACCGGCTCATCGCTGCGGTAGTTGCGCTCGAGGCGGAACGTGCGGGCATCCGGGTACTGGCGGGCGAACCCGAGTAGATGGGAGGCGTCCGCGCCGGCGAAGGAGTAGATGGTCTGGCTCGCATCCCCCACGACGCAGAGGTCGCGGCGATCGCCGAGCCATAGTTCCAGGAGACGGTTCTGCAGGGGCGACACGTCCTGGAACTCGTCGACCGTGAAGTGCCGGTACTGCTCACGCACCGCCTGCGAGACGCGGGGTTCCGCCTCGATCATGCCGGCGCAGGCGAGCAGGACGTCTTCGAAGTCGAGCTGATGCCGCTCGTCCTTGACCTTCTCGTACGAGCGGTGGAGGTCCCGGATGGCGCCGAGATCGAGCGACCCGACGCCGGTCCCCCGATCGGAGACGTACTGGTCGATGCTGCGCATCGTGACCTTGCGCCATTCGATTCCGGAGGCCACGTCGCGGAGCGTGGCGGTGTCGGGATGGAGCCCGATGACCTCCGCCGCCTGCGCGAGCAGCCGCACCTTGTTGTCGACGATCGCGGGAGCCGACGATCCGGCGACGACCGGCCAGAAGAAGTTCAACTGGGCGAGAGCCGCGGCGTGGAACGTGCGCGCGGCGACCCCTTCGATGCCGAGGGCGCGCAGACGCCCGCGCATCTCGCCGGCCGCCTTCGCGGTGAAGGTCACCGCCATCACGCGGCCCGGCGAGTACGTGCCGCTTTCCACGCCGTAGGCGATCCGGCGCGTGATGACTCGGGTCTTTCCGGTACCCGCGCCGGCGAGCACGCACACCGGTCCGCGGACGGCGAGCACGGCCTCGCGCTGGTGGTCGTCGAGGCCGGCGAGAGTGGTCTCGCTCACGCCGCGGACTCCGCCCAGTCGAGGATCAGCCGGTACGCGATCGAGGCCGTCCCGGGCAGGGTGAACTCGCCGCGTCCCGCGAACGCCTCGAGGATCTCGGCGCGGGTGAACCAACGGATCTCGAGGATCTCCTCGCCGTCGGCACGGGCCACGTCGTCGTCGTGTGCCGCGGCGTGAAATCCGAGCATGAGCGAGCGCGGGTACGGCCACGCCTGCGAGCCGCGGTAGCGCACGTCCACGACGTCGATGCCCGCTTCCTCCACGAGTTCTCGAGCGACCGCGGCCTCCAGCGACTCCCCTGCCTCCACGAACCCGGCGAAGCACGAGTAGCGTCCGGCCGGCCAAGCCGCGTTCGATCCGAGGAGAAGCCGGTCGGGGTCGATCGCGCTGGTCACCGCGACGATCACCGCGGGGTCCGTCCGCGGGAAGTGCTGACGCCCGCAATGCGGGCAGCGACGCACCCAGCCCGCCTGTTCGAGATGCGTCCGCGTGCCGCACGCGGGGCAGAAGGGAGCGTCGAGCAACCATCGCCCGAGACTCAGTGCCTCGATCGCGAACGCCGCATCTGTCGTGTCGAGCTCGCCCCCGACGACTCGCACCGCCGCCCAGTCGGACACGTCCAGCGCGGGCTCGGGCGCGTCGGCTCCGAACACCGCGGCCAGCACGCCCGCGCCGTCGCGTCGACCGAGCAACGCCCACTCGGGTTCGCCCGGGACGTCCTCCGGCCGGACGAACGCCAGACGCGCGGGCGCGGCCAGGGGAACGCGGTCTCCGTGCACCACGAGCACGAGCGTCGACGGGTTCGCGCGGAGTTCGGCGAGGATCTGCGGACGAACGCGTTCCTCGGCTGCCCGGTCGATACCGGCGCCGGCGAATGCCGGTGGGGTGGTTCCGGATGCGGTCACCGTTACCTCCTCGACGGGCGTGGCTCCCGGATCCGCCCGGGCGTTCGACCTACCCTGAAGGCATGCCACGCTCTCCTCTCACTCTAGCCGCGTCGGTGACGGCGGCTCTGCCGGGAGCCAACGTCGTGAGCGCTCGTGGCCTCGGCTCGAGCGACGGGCGGATCGCCTCCGCGGTCGCCGACCTCGACGACGGCAGCCGCGTCGTCGTGCGCGTCGGCGGCGACGACGAACCCGGCCGCGCGCTCGTCGCGGAGGCACGGGTGCTGGGCGCCCTGTCGGCCGGGGTGCGAAGTCTGCTGCCCTTCCGCGCACCGCAGCTCCTGGGCGAAGTGGGTGTCGCGGGTGGCGGGCGCGCGGTCGTCGCGGACTTCCTCGACGGTTACCGCGTGGACGCGGCCGACGTGCCCGCGGGGCCGGGTTTCGCGACGCTCCTCGGCACCGCGATCGCCGCGGTGCACGATCTTCCCGTCACGGTCATCCGCGCGGAGGGCTTTCCGGTTCGTTCCTCCGACCAGGTGCAGGCCGAGACCGCGCGCCTTCTCGAGCGCGCATCCGCCACCGGGCGGGTGCCGCAGACCCTCCGCGACCGCTGGCGTCACGCCGTCGAAGACGACAGCCTGTGGCGCTTCGAGTCGACCGTCGTGCTCGGCGGAGTCGAGGCGGGCTCGTTCGTCTTCGCCGACCAGGGCGAGGACGCGATTCCCACGGTGGTCGGACTTCTGGACTGGTCGGGGCTCTCGATCGGCGATCCCGCGGTCGACCTCCGCTGGGTCGCGAATGCACCGCTCGCGGCGGAGGACGTGCACGAGGCCTACGTGGCCGCATCCCACCGCTCGGCGGACGCTCACCTGATGGCGCGGGCACGACTGCTTGCCGAACTCGAGTTCGCGAAGTGGCTCGTCCACGGCCACGACGAGCAGGACGAGACGATCATGCAGGACGCCGAGCGGCTCCTCGCTTCGCTCGCCGACGCCACCGCCGACACCGACCTGGTGCGTCCGGATGGTCCGGATGTCGACGACGCGATCGCGTTGCTCGATCGGGTGCCGGCGGCGGCCGACACCGGGATCGACACGTCGATGCACACGGATGCGTACGATCCCGCCGAGCTCGGCGCCTACCTCGACGACGCCGCGCGCACCGACCGTGGCGACGACGACGCGGAGTCGATCCCCACGCTGCCGGTCGATCTCTCGGAATGGACCGTCACGCCCGACCTCGCCCCGCGCGAGAAGGCCGCTGCCGAAACGTCGCCGGCGACCGAGGCACCGTCGACAGCAGCCGCCGAGCCCGCGACCCTCGACGAGTCGGACGACCACGCCGAGGCCGCCCGCGCGTCCCGCGCGGCGCTCCGCCGGTGGAGCCAGTCCTGAGGCGGACGCCGCCTGGCCACACCGGCGCGACCGTGCGGTGCATCATCCGCGGATGATGCGGTCCTCCGCAACATAGAAGAGCGCCACGTCGATCTCGTCGAGCGGTACGCCGTGACGCTCGTGGTATGCGCGCCGGTACAGCTCCAGCTGCACCATCCGCTCGCGTACCTCCGCGTCACCGCGGGGCGCGCGACCGGTCTTCCAGTCCACGATCTCGATGCGCCCGCCGCGGTCCGCGCGCCGGTACACCGCGTCGAGTTTGCACACCACGACATGCGCGCGGCCGTCGAGCCCCACGTGCCGGAAATCGATCTCGGTCTCGACCTCGATGGGTTTCAACGCCCCCCACTCGGATGCCTCGAACGCGGCGACGAGGCGATCGAACTCCGCATCCGGACCGCTGTCATCGTCGGACGACGGGAAGAGCGCGTCGTCGAGCGATGCCATCGCGCTCACACCGGCACGCTGCTCGACCCACGCGTGGAAGCGGGTGCCGAGCGTCGTCTCGACGTACGGACGCTCCGGGAGCGGCCGCTCGAAGGCGGCGACAGCCGCCGCGTAGTCGGAGACGAAATCCTTGTACGCCGACGCCGGGATCCGCACCGGCGCCTCTCCCACGACCGGCCGGAGTCGCTCGTCACGTTCGGCGAGCAGCAGCGCGAGCTCGTCGTCGGGGTGCGCGCGCTCCATCGCCTGTGCCCCCTCGACCGCCGCGGCCGCGGCCGTCACCGCCGTTCGCCGCGCGCCGAGCGGGTCGATCGGCCAGTCCAGCGTGCGCACCAGATCGGCGTACGGGTCATCGCCCGGCTCGAGCGCGGGCGGTGCCATCCCGAGCGCATCTCCGATCTCGAGGAGGAACCGACTGAGGTCACGCGGTCGACGCGTGCCCGCCCAGAACGAACCGCTGAGCAGCAGGTGGTCTCGTGCGCGCGTCACCGCCACGTACGCCAGCCGGCGGTCTTCGTCGAGCGTGCGCGCGCGATGCGCCTCGATGAACTCGTCGCGGCCGCGCTTGAGCGCTTGCTGCGTCGGTGCGTCTCTCGCCTGCCAGCGATAGTCGGGCAGCCAAGCCGCATCTCCGCGGAACTCGTAGGGCAGCACCCCCGCGCCGAGCCAGCCGCGGGTCTCCCGCGGCGACGTCGGCAGCTCGCCCTCGACGAGTCTCACCACCGCGACCGCATCCCACTCGAGTCCCTTCGACCCGTGGATCGTCAGCAGCTGCACGACGTCTTCTTCGGGCGGGTCGGTGCGCGGGGCCAGATCGTCGCTGCGCTCGGCGTAGTCGAGCCACGCCAGCAGGCTCGTGATGCTGCCGTGCTCATCTGCGGAGAGGAACGCCCCGACCTCGTCGACGAACGCCCGGACCTGCGCCGACGCCGTGCGGGCGGGTCCGCGCGCCTCGTTCGCGGCGAGTTCGATGTCGAGGCGCAGCTCGATCTCGATCGCACGGATGAGCTCGGGGATCGGCAGGGTGCCGGAGGCATGGCGGAGACCGGAGAACACGCCGGCGGCTTCGCGGAGGCGTTCTCGGGCATCGGGGGTGAACCCGGCGAGCCAGCCGTGATCGGCACGGTGACGGGAGAAGAACTCCAGGGCGTCGAT
It includes:
- a CDS encoding ATP-dependent helicase yields the protein MSETTLAGLDDHQREAVLAVRGPVCVLAGAGTGKTRVITRRIAYGVESGTYSPGRVMAVTFTAKAAGEMRGRLRALGIEGVAARTFHAAALAQLNFFWPVVAGSSAPAIVDNKVRLLAQAAEVIGLHPDTATLRDVASGIEWRKVTMRSIDQYVSDRGTGVGSLDLGAIRDLHRSYEKVKDERHQLDFEDVLLACAGMIEAEPRVSQAVREQYRHFTVDEFQDVSPLQNRLLELWLGDRRDLCVVGDASQTIYSFAGADASHLLGFARQYPDARTFRLERNYRSDEPVLRTANALMRGRPGALHLDTDRGLDAPAPVLVRYDDDAHEAAGVARRIRAQLDSGVDARQIAILYRAHAQSAELLTALADQGVPTTVLGGRRFFDQPEVRQAVMALRAASVAPLESGFRDSVRDVLRSLGLTNEPPPAGGALRDAWEARSAILRLADDEGPDATLRSFTDKLMARAKDQHEPSLATVTLATLHAAKGLEWDHVHLVGLAEGLLPISYAQGFEQIDEERRLAYVGITRAARTLSLSWAEASARGMRQRSRFLQEIGNRILDEQTARPTSGGGSARRSSPRASGYGARPAR
- a CDS encoding phosphotransferase, with translation MPRSPLTLAASVTAALPGANVVSARGLGSSDGRIASAVADLDDGSRVVVRVGGDDEPGRALVAEARVLGALSAGVRSLLPFRAPQLLGEVGVAGGGRAVVADFLDGYRVDAADVPAGPGFATLLGTAIAAVHDLPVTVIRAEGFPVRSSDQVQAETARLLERASATGRVPQTLRDRWRHAVEDDSLWRFESTVVLGGVEAGSFVFADQGEDAIPTVVGLLDWSGLSIGDPAVDLRWVANAPLAAEDVHEAYVAASHRSADAHLMARARLLAELEFAKWLVHGHDEQDETIMQDAERLLASLADATADTDLVRPDGPDVDDAIALLDRVPAAADTGIDTSMHTDAYDPAELGAYLDDAARTDRGDDDAESIPTLPVDLSEWTVTPDLAPREKAAAETSPATEAPSTAAAEPATLDESDDHAEAARASRAALRRWSQS
- the nudC gene encoding NAD(+) diphosphatase translates to MTASGTTPPAFAGAGIDRAAEERVRPQILAELRANPSTLVLVVHGDRVPLAAPARLAFVRPEDVPGEPEWALLGRRDGAGVLAAVFGADAPEPALDVSDWAAVRVVGGELDTTDAAFAIEALSLGRWLLDAPFCPACGTRTHLEQAGWVRRCPHCGRQHFPRTDPAVIVAVTSAIDPDRLLLGSNAAWPAGRYSCFAGFVEAGESLEAAVARELVEEAGIDVVDVRYRGSQAWPYPRSLMLGFHAAAHDDDVARADGEEILEIRWFTRAEILEAFAGRGEFTLPGTASIAYRLILDWAESAA